The following proteins come from a genomic window of Ictidomys tridecemlineatus isolate mIctTri1 chromosome 9, mIctTri1.hap1, whole genome shotgun sequence:
- the Cox18 gene encoding cytochrome c oxidase assembly protein COX18, mitochondrial isoform X2: MMCGMGGRWQRLLPTLQLRTRGLPLLPSLWNGANPPALPMWAVASVSAVSPDGAGGWYEALAASAPVRAAEEVLLCAHAATGLPWWGSILFTTVALRGAVTLPLAAYQHYILAKVENLQPEIKNIAKHLNHEVAVYAHQLGWSKRVTRLTYLKNMRRLVSELYVRDNCHPFKATVLVWIQLPMWIFISVALRNFSTGGAHSEGFSVQEQLATGGILWFPDLTVLDSTWILPVSLGVTNLLIVEIFALQKIGISRFQTYIIYFVRALSVLMIPVAATVPSSIVLYWLCSSFMGLSQNLLLRSPRFRQFCRIPLTKSNSDTPYKDLFAAFYAKFISRK, translated from the exons ATGATGTGTGGGATGGGTGGTCGGTGGCAGCGGTTGCTACCTACCCTACAGCTGCGGACTAGGGGCCTGCCTCTTCTGCCATCCCTCTGGAACGGCGCCAACCCCCCAGCTCTCCCAATGTGGGCGGTGGCGTCAGTTTCTGCAGTTTCCCCTGACGGTGCGGGCGGCTGGTACGAGGCCCTGGCCGCGTCCGCGCCGGTGCGGGCCGCTGAGGAAGTGTTGCTCTGCGCGCACGCCGCCACAGGCCTTCCCTGGTGGGGCAGCATCTTGTTCACCACCGTGGCCCTGCGCGGCGCGGTCACGCTGCCCCTGGCCGCTTACCAGCACTACATCCTGGCCAAG GTGGAAAATTTGCaaccagaaataaaaaacattgcCAAGCATCTTAATCATGAAGTTGCAGTTTATGCACATCAGTTGGGATGGTCCAAGAGAGTTACAAG GCTCACTTATCTAAAGAATATGAGGAGGCTTGTTTCAGAGCTGTATGTTCGGGACAACTGCCACCCTTTCAAAGCCACTGTGTTGGTCTGGATTCAGCTTCCAATGTGGATCTTCATATCTGTTGCCCTCCGGAATTTTAGCACAGGGGGAGCACATTCAGAAG GTTTTTCTGTTCAGGAACAATTAGCTACTGGTGGGATCCTCTGGTTTCCTGATCTCACTGTGCTGGATTCTACTTGGATTCTTCCTGTCTCCCTCGGTGTCACCAATTTATTAATAGTGGAG ATTTTTGCTCTACAGAAAATTGGAATATCTCGTTTTCAGACGTATATTATATACTTTGTCCGTGCTCTATCAGTATTGATGATTCCAGTTGCTGCAACAGTACCTTCT TCAATTGTTCTCTACTGGCTGTGCTCCAGCTTCATGGGCCTTTCACAGAACTTGCTGCTGCGTTCTCCTAGATTCCGCCAATTTTGCCGAATACCGTTGACCAAGTCCAATTCAGATACTCCTTATAAAGACCTCTTTGCTGCCTTCTATGCCAAGTTCATTTCaagaaaatga
- the Cox18 gene encoding cytochrome c oxidase assembly protein COX18, mitochondrial isoform X1: MMCGMGGRWQRLLPTLQLRTRGLPLLPSLWNGANPPALPMWAVASVSAVSPDGAGGWYEALAASAPVRAAEEVLLCAHAATGLPWWGSILFTTVALRGAVTLPLAAYQHYILAKVENLQPEIKNIAKHLNHEVAVYAHQLGWSKRVTRLTYLKNMRRLVSELYVRDNCHPFKATVLVWIQLPMWIFISVALRNFSTGGAHSEAGFSVQEQLATGGILWFPDLTVLDSTWILPVSLGVTNLLIVEIFALQKIGISRFQTYIIYFVRALSVLMIPVAATVPSSIVLYWLCSSFMGLSQNLLLRSPRFRQFCRIPLTKSNSDTPYKDLFAAFYAKFISRK; encoded by the exons ATGATGTGTGGGATGGGTGGTCGGTGGCAGCGGTTGCTACCTACCCTACAGCTGCGGACTAGGGGCCTGCCTCTTCTGCCATCCCTCTGGAACGGCGCCAACCCCCCAGCTCTCCCAATGTGGGCGGTGGCGTCAGTTTCTGCAGTTTCCCCTGACGGTGCGGGCGGCTGGTACGAGGCCCTGGCCGCGTCCGCGCCGGTGCGGGCCGCTGAGGAAGTGTTGCTCTGCGCGCACGCCGCCACAGGCCTTCCCTGGTGGGGCAGCATCTTGTTCACCACCGTGGCCCTGCGCGGCGCGGTCACGCTGCCCCTGGCCGCTTACCAGCACTACATCCTGGCCAAG GTGGAAAATTTGCaaccagaaataaaaaacattgcCAAGCATCTTAATCATGAAGTTGCAGTTTATGCACATCAGTTGGGATGGTCCAAGAGAGTTACAAG GCTCACTTATCTAAAGAATATGAGGAGGCTTGTTTCAGAGCTGTATGTTCGGGACAACTGCCACCCTTTCAAAGCCACTGTGTTGGTCTGGATTCAGCTTCCAATGTGGATCTTCATATCTGTTGCCCTCCGGAATTTTAGCACAGGGGGAGCACATTCAGAAG CAGGTTTTTCTGTTCAGGAACAATTAGCTACTGGTGGGATCCTCTGGTTTCCTGATCTCACTGTGCTGGATTCTACTTGGATTCTTCCTGTCTCCCTCGGTGTCACCAATTTATTAATAGTGGAG ATTTTTGCTCTACAGAAAATTGGAATATCTCGTTTTCAGACGTATATTATATACTTTGTCCGTGCTCTATCAGTATTGATGATTCCAGTTGCTGCAACAGTACCTTCT TCAATTGTTCTCTACTGGCTGTGCTCCAGCTTCATGGGCCTTTCACAGAACTTGCTGCTGCGTTCTCCTAGATTCCGCCAATTTTGCCGAATACCGTTGACCAAGTCCAATTCAGATACTCCTTATAAAGACCTCTTTGCTGCCTTCTATGCCAAGTTCATTTCaagaaaatga